In a single window of the Pontibacter russatus genome:
- the rpsD gene encoding 30S ribosomal protein S4 — protein MARYTGPKSKISRRFNEEIFGPSKALKKKAYPPGMHGRGRRKKQSEYSLQLTEKQKAKFIYGVLEKQFANLFAKAHRKGGITGEVLLALLESRLDNTVYRLGIAPTRRAARQLVLHKHVLVNGDIVNIPSFSLKVGDVVAVREKSKSLEAITSSLTVRNARQFSWLEWNASEMSGKFIATPERDQIPEKIQEQLIVELYSK, from the coding sequence ATGGCAAGATATACTGGTCCTAAAAGCAAAATCTCACGACGTTTCAACGAAGAGATTTTTGGCCCAAGCAAAGCACTCAAAAAGAAAGCTTACCCTCCGGGGATGCACGGCCGCGGCCGTCGCAAGAAGCAGTCAGAATATTCTCTGCAGCTTACGGAGAAGCAAAAGGCGAAGTTTATATATGGTGTTTTAGAGAAACAATTCGCTAACCTTTTCGCGAAAGCGCACAGAAAAGGCGGCATCACAGGTGAAGTGCTTCTGGCTTTACTTGAGTCAAGGTTAGATAATACTGTTTACCGTTTGGGTATCGCCCCAACCAGGAGAGCAGCGCGCCAGCTTGTCTTGCACAAGCACGTTTTAGTGAACGGCGACATCGTTAACATCCCCTCTTTCAGCCTGAAGGTGGGAGACGTGGTAGCAGTAAGAGAGAAATCAAAGTCTCTTGAGGCCATCACTTCTTCGCTTACCGTGCGCAATGCGCGCCAGTTCAGCTGGTTAGAGTGGAATGCTTCTGAGATGTCGGGCAAGTTTATCGCTACTCCTGAGAGAGACCAGATCCCTGAAAAAATCCAGGAGCAGCTGATCGTCGAGCTTTACTCTAAGTAA
- a CDS encoding DNA-directed RNA polymerase subunit alpha: protein MSILAFQMPEKVVMEKADDFHGLFEFKPLEKGYGVTIGNALRRILLSSLEGYAITSIRIGGVLHEFSSVEGVVEDVSDVILNLKMVRFKKISEVLDEKITINLSGQDTFKAGDINKFTSSYEVLNPELVICHLDSSINFEVELTIQKGRGYVPAEENKPAEQVFGQISIDAIYTPIKNVKFSVENTRVEQKTDYEKLVLDIQTDGSIHPEDALKGAANILIQHFMLFSDSTMTFETAKPEEEEAVDEELLHMRKVLKTSLQDMDLSVRAYNCLKAADIKTLGDLVQLDISDMMKFRNFGKKSLTELENLVQEKGLVFGMDLSKYKLEED, encoded by the coding sequence ATGTCAATATTAGCATTTCAAATGCCGGAGAAAGTTGTGATGGAAAAAGCCGACGACTTTCATGGGCTATTTGAATTCAAGCCGCTTGAAAAAGGTTACGGGGTAACCATCGGGAATGCGCTGCGCAGGATTCTCCTTTCTTCTTTGGAGGGATATGCTATCACGAGCATTCGCATAGGTGGAGTATTGCATGAGTTCTCGTCTGTTGAAGGAGTGGTTGAGGATGTGTCTGATGTGATTCTTAACCTGAAGATGGTCCGCTTCAAAAAAATAAGCGAAGTACTGGACGAGAAAATCACTATTAACCTTAGCGGCCAGGATACATTCAAGGCTGGCGATATAAACAAGTTCACGTCAAGCTATGAGGTGCTGAACCCTGAGCTGGTTATCTGCCACCTCGACAGCAGCATCAACTTCGAAGTAGAGCTGACAATTCAGAAAGGCCGCGGTTACGTGCCCGCTGAAGAGAACAAGCCAGCCGAGCAGGTGTTCGGGCAGATTTCAATCGACGCCATCTATACCCCCATCAAAAACGTGAAGTTTAGTGTGGAGAACACTCGTGTGGAGCAGAAAACTGACTACGAGAAACTTGTTCTTGACATCCAGACGGACGGCTCCATTCATCCAGAGGACGCCCTGAAAGGCGCTGCCAACATCCTGATACAGCACTTCATGCTGTTCTCCGACAGCACCATGACCTTCGAGACGGCCAAGCCGGAAGAAGAGGAGGCGGTGGACGAGGAACTGCTGCACATGCGCAAGGTTCTGAAGACTTCGCTGCAGGATATGGATTTGTCTGTTCGTGCGTACAACTGCCTCAAGGCTGCCGACATCAAAACGTTGGGCGACCTGGTGCAGTTGGACATCTCGGATATGATGAAGTTCAGGAACTTCGGTAAGAAGTCGCTGACAGAGCTGGAGAACCTGGTTCAGGAGAAAGGTTTGGTTTTCGGTATGGACCTTTCTAAGTATAAATTAGAAGAAGATTAA
- the rplQ gene encoding 50S ribosomal protein L17 has protein sequence MRHGKKVNHLGRTASHRKAMLSNMASSLILHKRLSTTVAKAKALRKYVEPLLTKSKNDTTHSRRTCFAYLQNKESVKELFDEVSTKVANRPGGYTRILKTGYRLGDNAEMCVIELVDYNEDMLKTEGSASTGAKRTRRRGGKKSTAEAAPVTDAKAKATAAPAKTDAPAATAAAEETAPAQEEAAPEANDTPAESTDSDDEKNDAK, from the coding sequence ATGAGACACGGTAAAAAAGTAAATCACTTAGGAAGAACCGCTTCGCACCGCAAGGCAATGCTGTCTAACATGGCATCGTCCTTAATCCTGCACAAGCGCCTTTCTACTACAGTAGCCAAGGCCAAGGCACTACGCAAGTATGTGGAGCCTCTGCTGACAAAATCAAAGAACGACACTACGCACTCCAGAAGAACCTGTTTTGCCTACCTGCAAAACAAAGAGTCGGTGAAGGAACTGTTCGACGAAGTATCAACCAAAGTAGCAAACAGGCCAGGCGGATATACCCGCATCCTGAAGACCGGCTACAGACTGGGTGATAATGCCGAGATGTGTGTGATCGAGTTGGTTGACTACAACGAGGACATGCTGAAAACAGAGGGTTCTGCTTCTACAGGCGCCAAGCGCACACGCCGCCGCGGTGGCAAGAAGAGCACTGCTGAGGCTGCACCCGTAACCGATGCGAAAGCGAAAGCAACCGCTGCTCCGGCTAAAACCGATGCTCCTGCTGCAACTGCCGCCGCTGAAGAAACTGCTCCGGCACAAGAGGAAGCTGCACCTGAGGCAAACGACACTCCGGCTGAGTCTACTGATTCTGATGATGAGAAAAATGATGCGAAATAA
- the carA gene encoding glutamine-hydrolyzing carbamoyl-phosphate synthase small subunit, which produces MKKQTSTEAILLLEDGTVYKGKSLGRIGTSGGELCFNTGMTGYQEIFTDPSYYGQMVVTTVSHVGNYGVQHQEVESDRIQISGLVCKDFSHHFSRKTAEGSLQDYFEKAGVVGICEIDTRALVRHIRDKGAMNAIVSSETTDIAELRKKLAEVPHMAGLELASKVSTPLIYEHKPDEVKFRVAVLDLGVKQNSLKNLVARGCEVKVFPYNTPFEEMEQWNPDGYFVSNGPGDPAATTVAVNSVRQMLQKERPLFGICMGHQMLAQANGIGTYKMHNGHRGLNHPVKNLRTGRSEITSQNHGFVVDAEQLRNHPEVEITHINLNDNTIEGIRMKSKPAFSVQYHPESSPGPHDSEYLFDDFIALLEQSKTK; this is translated from the coding sequence ATGAAAAAGCAAACTTCAACAGAAGCGATACTTCTTTTAGAAGATGGCACCGTTTACAAAGGCAAGAGCCTGGGGCGCATCGGCACATCGGGTGGCGAGTTGTGCTTCAATACCGGTATGACCGGCTATCAGGAAATTTTTACCGACCCGTCCTACTACGGGCAGATGGTGGTGACCACGGTTTCGCATGTGGGCAACTATGGCGTGCAGCACCAGGAGGTAGAGTCGGACAGGATACAGATCAGCGGCCTGGTGTGCAAGGACTTCTCGCATCACTTTTCACGGAAAACAGCGGAGGGGTCGCTGCAGGATTACTTCGAGAAAGCAGGCGTGGTGGGCATCTGCGAGATAGACACGCGGGCGCTGGTGCGCCATATACGCGACAAGGGCGCCATGAACGCCATAGTCTCCTCCGAAACAACAGACATAGCAGAGTTGCGTAAAAAGTTAGCGGAGGTGCCGCATATGGCCGGGCTCGAACTGGCCTCGAAGGTGAGCACGCCGCTCATATATGAGCACAAGCCTGATGAAGTGAAGTTCAGAGTGGCGGTGCTGGACCTGGGCGTGAAGCAAAACAGCCTGAAGAACCTGGTGGCGCGCGGCTGCGAGGTGAAAGTGTTCCCGTACAATACACCCTTTGAGGAGATGGAGCAGTGGAACCCGGACGGCTATTTTGTATCGAACGGACCCGGCGACCCGGCCGCGACCACGGTGGCGGTGAACAGCGTGAGGCAGATGCTTCAGAAGGAGCGCCCGCTTTTCGGGATATGCATGGGCCACCAGATGCTGGCGCAGGCCAACGGCATCGGCACCTATAAAATGCACAACGGGCACCGCGGGCTGAACCACCCTGTCAAGAACCTGCGTACCGGACGTTCCGAAATCACGAGCCAGAACCACGGCTTTGTGGTGGACGCCGAACAGCTCCGCAATCACCCGGAAGTGGAGATAACCCATATCAACCTGAACGATAACACCATCGAGGGCATCCGCATGAAATCGAAGCCTGCCTTTTCGGTGCAGTATCACCCGGAGTCATCGCCGGGGCCGCACGACTCGGAGTACCTGTTCGATGACTTCATCGCGCTCTTAGAACAAAGTAAAACCAAGTAA
- the eno gene encoding phosphopyruvate hydratase, with amino-acid sequence MSLITDIKARQIFDSRGNPTVEVDVMTEYGALGRAAVPSGASTGVHEAVELRDNDKSKYMGKGVLQAVQNVNEKIAEELVGFQVYDQNLLDKIMIELDGSDNKGNLGANAILGVSLAIARAAAQELNMPLYRYVGGVNANTLPVPMMNILNGGSHADNAIDFQEFMIMPVGAESFSEALRMGSEVFHHLKNVLKKKGLSTNVGDEGGFAPNIASNVEAIEVVLQAIETAGYKPGDDMMIAMDAASSEFYDAASGKYHFKKSTGDKLTSSEMVSYWSEWVNKYPILSIEDGMAEDDWKGWKELTERIGSKTQLVGDDLFVTNVERLQQGIDQGVANSILIKVNQIGTLTETIDAINLGRRHGYKSVMSHRSGETEDNTIADLAVALNTGQIKTGSASRSDRMAKYNQLLRIEEELGEVAYFPGRKF; translated from the coding sequence ATGAGCTTAATCACAGACATTAAAGCCAGACAAATCTTCGACTCAAGAGGAAATCCTACTGTAGAGGTAGATGTAATGACGGAATATGGTGCGCTTGGCCGCGCCGCCGTGCCTTCCGGGGCATCCACGGGCGTGCATGAGGCGGTAGAGCTGCGCGACAACGATAAGAGCAAATACATGGGCAAGGGCGTGCTGCAGGCCGTGCAGAACGTGAACGAGAAAATCGCCGAGGAGCTTGTGGGCTTCCAGGTATATGACCAGAACCTGCTCGACAAGATCATGATCGAGCTGGACGGCTCAGACAACAAAGGCAACCTGGGCGCCAATGCTATCCTGGGTGTGTCGCTGGCCATTGCCCGCGCCGCTGCGCAGGAGCTGAACATGCCGCTTTACCGCTACGTGGGTGGGGTAAATGCCAACACGCTGCCCGTGCCGATGATGAACATTCTGAACGGCGGCAGCCACGCCGACAACGCCATCGACTTTCAGGAGTTCATGATTATGCCTGTAGGGGCGGAGTCTTTCTCTGAGGCGCTGCGCATGGGCTCTGAGGTGTTCCATCACCTGAAGAACGTGCTCAAGAAAAAAGGCCTTTCCACCAACGTGGGCGATGAAGGCGGCTTCGCCCCGAACATTGCGTCTAACGTGGAGGCCATCGAGGTGGTGCTGCAGGCGATAGAGACAGCCGGCTACAAGCCAGGCGACGACATGATGATCGCCATGGATGCCGCCAGCTCTGAGTTCTATGACGCTGCCTCCGGGAAATACCACTTCAAGAAGTCTACCGGCGACAAGCTGACTTCTTCTGAGATGGTGAGCTACTGGAGCGAGTGGGTGAACAAGTATCCGATTCTCTCCATTGAGGACGGTATGGCTGAGGATGACTGGAAAGGCTGGAAAGAGCTGACAGAAAGAATCGGCAGCAAAACGCAGCTGGTAGGAGACGACTTGTTCGTGACCAACGTTGAACGCCTGCAGCAGGGCATCGATCAGGGCGTGGCGAACTCCATCCTGATTAAGGTGAACCAGATTGGCACGCTGACAGAGACGATTGACGCCATTAACCTGGGCCGCCGCCACGGCTATAAGAGCGTGATGAGCCACCGTTCCGGCGAGACAGAGGACAACACCATCGCTGACCTTGCCGTTGCGCTTAACACAGGCCAGATCAAGACGGGTTCTGCTTCCCGCTCTGACCGTATGGCCAAATACAACCAGCTGCTCCGCATAGAGGAGGAACTGGGTGAGGTGGCTTACTTCCCGGGCAGGAAGTTCTAA
- a CDS encoding FtsB family cell division protein, with the protein MYKRIPKIFRNFYFITSFLFLIWMLFFDSNDFITQYQMNKTLRDLEEEKEHYLVKMEEVQKDRKELMSDPELLEKFAREKYLMKRPTEDVFIIVEKEED; encoded by the coding sequence ATGTACAAACGCATCCCCAAAATTTTCCGCAATTTCTATTTCATCACCTCTTTTCTGTTCCTGATCTGGATGCTGTTTTTCGACTCCAACGACTTCATCACGCAGTACCAGATGAACAAGACCCTGCGTGACCTGGAGGAGGAGAAGGAGCATTACCTGGTGAAGATGGAGGAAGTGCAGAAAGACCGGAAAGAGCTGATGAGCGACCCGGAGCTGCTGGAGAAGTTCGCCCGCGAGAAGTACCTGATGAAGCGCCCCACCGAGGACGTGTTCATTATTGTGGAGAAAGAGGAGGACTGA
- the dnaK gene encoding molecular chaperone DnaK, translating to MAKVAINLSTGALQQAEVIVGIDLGTTNSLVAYIHPEDRKPIAINDQGRGTIVPSVVHFTENGETIVGTEAKEYLITDPANTIYSIKRLLGKSYKDLGGHKDYFGYKIIDDDSEGLVKIRVQDRFYSPIELSADILKELRDRAEHSLKTPVNRAVITVPAYFNDSQRQATRDAGKLAGLEVLRIVNEPTAAALAYGIGIDPNEEKTVAVYDLGGGTFDISILSIHQGIFEVLSTNGDTYLGGDDFDRAIINYWISENQLLADTVNQDKNLSQELRLRAEEAKVALSSQEVFTGTVNGTIDCHIERHTFETLIAPIVARTIESCRQAMTDAKLTPEQIDAVIMVGGSTRVPMVYEAVSEFFGKPANNSLNPDEVVALGAAIQADILAGNRKDILLLDVTPLTLGIETMGGLMDPIIPRNSKIPTKAGRQYTTSVDGQVNIKISVFQGERDLVKENRKLAEFDLKGIPAMPAGFPKVDVNFVLNADGILKVEAIELRSGTRQEVEVKPQYGLTDEQVEQMLMDSITHAKDDVTARMQIEARSTAEQMLYQVERFVEKNGEHLTEEEIALTRKNLQHLKDVLASGGDKDAIYGAVDVLEAQTSPFAERVMQISIKQAMSGKRIE from the coding sequence ATGGCAAAAGTTGCAATAAACCTTTCTACCGGCGCACTTCAGCAAGCCGAGGTAATAGTAGGCATAGACTTAGGAACGACCAACAGCCTGGTGGCCTATATCCATCCTGAAGACAGGAAACCCATCGCCATCAACGACCAGGGCCGTGGCACCATCGTGCCGTCAGTGGTACATTTTACGGAGAATGGCGAGACGATTGTAGGCACAGAGGCAAAAGAGTACCTCATCACCGATCCGGCCAACACCATCTATTCCATCAAGCGCCTGCTGGGCAAATCATATAAAGACTTGGGCGGGCACAAAGACTATTTCGGATATAAGATTATAGACGACGACAGCGAGGGGCTGGTGAAAATACGGGTGCAGGACAGGTTTTACTCTCCCATTGAGCTCTCGGCGGATATATTGAAAGAGCTGCGCGATCGGGCCGAGCACTCCCTGAAAACGCCCGTGAACCGGGCCGTGATTACCGTGCCCGCTTACTTCAACGACTCCCAGCGCCAGGCCACGCGCGATGCCGGGAAACTGGCGGGGCTGGAGGTGCTGCGCATCGTGAATGAGCCCACCGCCGCGGCGCTGGCCTACGGCATCGGCATTGACCCGAACGAAGAGAAAACGGTGGCGGTATATGATTTGGGCGGCGGCACCTTCGATATCTCCATCCTCAGCATCCACCAGGGCATATTCGAGGTGCTGTCGACCAACGGCGACACCTACCTGGGCGGCGACGACTTCGACCGCGCCATTATCAACTACTGGATAAGCGAGAACCAACTACTGGCCGACACGGTGAACCAGGACAAGAACCTGTCGCAGGAACTGCGCCTGAGGGCGGAGGAGGCAAAAGTTGCGCTGAGTTCGCAGGAAGTATTTACCGGCACGGTGAACGGCACCATCGACTGCCATATAGAGCGCCACACGTTTGAGACACTCATCGCCCCGATTGTGGCCCGGACCATCGAGAGTTGCCGCCAGGCGATGACTGATGCCAAACTGACACCGGAGCAGATTGACGCCGTGATTATGGTGGGAGGCTCCACGCGGGTGCCGATGGTATATGAAGCCGTCTCAGAGTTTTTCGGGAAGCCGGCCAACAACTCGCTGAACCCGGACGAGGTGGTCGCGCTGGGCGCCGCCATCCAGGCTGATATCCTGGCCGGTAACCGCAAGGATATCCTGCTGCTGGACGTGACGCCGCTCACGCTGGGCATCGAAACGATGGGTGGCCTCATGGACCCGATCATTCCGCGCAACTCCAAGATACCCACCAAAGCAGGCCGCCAGTACACCACCTCGGTGGACGGGCAGGTGAACATAAAGATTTCCGTGTTCCAGGGCGAGCGCGACCTGGTGAAGGAGAACCGCAAACTGGCCGAGTTTGATTTGAAGGGCATACCCGCCATGCCAGCCGGTTTCCCGAAGGTAGACGTGAACTTCGTCCTGAATGCGGACGGGATATTGAAAGTGGAGGCGATAGAGTTGCGCTCCGGCACACGCCAGGAAGTGGAGGTGAAGCCGCAGTATGGTCTGACGGACGAGCAGGTGGAGCAGATGCTCATGGACTCTATCACACACGCCAAAGACGATGTGACGGCGCGGATGCAGATTGAGGCCCGCAGCACCGCCGAGCAGATGCTGTACCAGGTAGAGCGCTTCGTGGAGAAGAACGGGGAGCACCTGACAGAGGAGGAGATAGCCCTGACCCGCAAAAACCTGCAACACCTGAAAGACGTGCTTGCATCGGGCGGCGACAAAGACGCCATCTATGGCGCCGTGGATGTGCTGGAGGCACAGACAAGCCCCTTTGCGGAGCGCGTGATGCAGATTTCCATCAAGCAGGCTATGTCTGGTAAGAGGATAGAGTAG
- a CDS encoding Ldh family oxidoreductase produces the protein MHTYRQLFDFTQAVFLHMGCPPEDAKLAAEVLLEADLRGVDSHGVARLTGYVRLWEAGRINPKPNMRIVHETPSTATVDGDSGLGLVIAPKAMDIAIEKAAKVGTGWVSVKNSNHFGIAGYHAMEALSSDMIGIAMTNASPLVAPTFSTDRMLGTNPIAVAIPTKDQPAFVADFATASAANGKLEILQRKEKKAPVGWIQTKDGERSTNANELKDGGALLPLGSDRTHGSHKGYALAAIVDIFSAVLSGANYGPWVPPFVSFLPVADNLPGEGIGHFLGAMRIDAFRPADEFKAHMDNWIQAFRKAKVKKGEKAVLIPGDPERETTEKRLKKGIPLLPPVERDLEQLGKRFGIKL, from the coding sequence ATGCATACCTACAGACAACTGTTCGATTTTACACAAGCGGTTTTTCTGCATATGGGCTGCCCGCCCGAAGACGCCAAACTGGCCGCCGAAGTACTTTTAGAGGCCGACCTGCGCGGCGTGGACTCGCACGGCGTGGCCCGGCTGACCGGCTATGTACGGCTGTGGGAGGCCGGGCGCATCAACCCGAAGCCGAACATGCGCATTGTGCACGAAACCCCCAGCACCGCCACCGTGGACGGCGACAGCGGCCTGGGCCTGGTGATTGCCCCCAAGGCGATGGACATCGCCATTGAGAAGGCAGCCAAGGTGGGCACCGGCTGGGTATCGGTCAAAAACTCGAACCACTTCGGCATAGCGGGCTACCACGCCATGGAGGCCCTGTCTTCTGATATGATTGGCATTGCCATGACCAACGCCTCGCCGCTGGTGGCGCCCACCTTCTCCACCGACCGCATGCTGGGCACCAACCCCATCGCAGTGGCCATCCCCACCAAAGACCAGCCGGCATTTGTAGCCGATTTTGCCACGGCCTCAGCGGCCAACGGCAAGCTGGAGATTCTGCAGCGCAAGGAGAAAAAAGCGCCTGTGGGCTGGATACAGACAAAAGACGGGGAGCGCTCGACCAATGCCAACGAACTAAAGGACGGTGGCGCGTTGCTGCCGCTGGGCAGCGACAGAACCCACGGTAGCCACAAAGGCTATGCCCTGGCCGCCATTGTCGATATCTTCTCGGCGGTGCTCTCCGGCGCGAACTATGGCCCGTGGGTACCTCCGTTTGTCAGCTTCCTGCCGGTGGCAGACAACCTGCCAGGCGAAGGCATCGGCCATTTCCTAGGGGCGATGCGTATCGATGCTTTCCGGCCAGCCGACGAGTTCAAGGCGCATATGGACAACTGGATCCAGGCTTTCCGGAAGGCGAAGGTGAAGAAAGGCGAAAAGGCCGTGCTGATTCCGGGCGACCCGGAGCGGGAAACGACAGAGAAGCGCCTGAAGAAAGGCATCCCGCTGCTGCCACCGGTTGAGCGCGACCTGGAGCAACTGGGCAAGCGGTTCGGCATAAAGCTGTAG
- a CDS encoding Ppx/GppA phosphatase family protein, which produces MTKRFALIDMGTNTFHLLITEVDESGKLQELVRVTAPVRLGQGGISRGAIAPEAYERALNTLKDFRKQIDAHDVQVVRAMATSMVRNAVNGEDFIKDIYKQTDIRVEVIDGDREAEFIYYGVRAAGVLDEKTALVMDIGGGSVEFILCNKQEIFWKRSFEVGAQRLMDKFFGQDPIAPESVAAEKAFLQDKLQPLTEAVAIYKPTVLIGSSGTFDTLCDIDALRKGDTSRQQNLPPASVVSLYDFYQIHHDLLHKNHKERLAIPGMLEMRVDMIVLASIAVDFVLEQYHLQEIRVSAYALKEGVLQKMLQEEGLL; this is translated from the coding sequence ATGACCAAACGCTTCGCGCTCATCGACATGGGCACCAACACGTTTCACCTGCTCATTACGGAGGTGGATGAAAGCGGAAAGCTACAGGAACTTGTCAGAGTTACTGCACCCGTGCGGCTGGGCCAGGGCGGCATCAGCCGGGGTGCCATTGCCCCCGAGGCCTATGAACGGGCGCTCAACACGCTAAAGGACTTCAGGAAGCAGATAGATGCGCATGACGTGCAGGTGGTGCGGGCCATGGCCACCAGCATGGTGCGCAACGCTGTCAACGGCGAAGACTTCATCAAAGACATATATAAGCAAACCGACATCCGGGTGGAGGTGATTGACGGCGACAGGGAAGCTGAGTTTATATATTACGGCGTGCGGGCCGCGGGCGTGCTGGACGAGAAAACAGCGCTGGTGATGGACATTGGCGGCGGCAGTGTGGAGTTCATCCTCTGCAACAAACAGGAAATTTTCTGGAAGCGCAGTTTTGAAGTGGGGGCGCAGCGCCTGATGGACAAGTTCTTCGGGCAGGACCCGATTGCCCCGGAAAGCGTGGCAGCCGAGAAGGCTTTCCTGCAGGACAAACTGCAGCCGCTCACCGAAGCGGTGGCTATATATAAACCGACCGTTCTAATAGGCTCCTCCGGCACCTTCGACACGCTCTGCGACATCGACGCCCTCCGCAAAGGCGACACCAGCCGCCAGCAAAACCTGCCTCCCGCTTCGGTTGTTTCCCTGTATGATTTCTACCAGATACACCACGACCTGCTGCACAAGAACCACAAAGAGCGCCTGGCCATACCGGGTATGCTGGAGATGCGCGTCGATATGATTGTGCTGGCCAGCATTGCCGTAGACTTTGTGCTGGAGCAGTACCACCTGCAGGAAATCCGGGTGTCGGCTTACGCGCTGAAGGAAGGCGTGCTGCAAAAGATGCTGCAGGAGGAGGGATTGTTATAA
- a CDS encoding HepT-like ribonuclease domain-containing protein: protein MEADIRLWLADIKRSIVEIYGFLPEEKSFSAFQKDLKTRKAVERNLEIIGEALSRILKARSDIHIINSRRIVDTRNRIIHGYDTISEAIIWTIVTIELPKLEEEVDDLLL, encoded by the coding sequence ATGGAGGCTGATATCAGATTATGGTTGGCCGATATCAAAAGGTCTATTGTGGAAATCTATGGCTTCCTGCCAGAAGAAAAGAGCTTCTCTGCGTTTCAGAAGGATCTGAAGACGAGAAAAGCCGTGGAGCGGAATCTGGAAATAATAGGAGAAGCACTCAGCAGAATATTAAAAGCCCGTTCTGATATCCATATCATCAACTCCCGCCGGATTGTAGATACCCGAAACAGAATCATTCATGGTTACGATACCATTTCAGAAGCTATCATCTGGACGATAGTCACAATAGAGTTACCCAAACTTGAAGAGGAAGTAGACGACTTGCTACTGTAG
- a CDS encoding nucleotidyltransferase family protein has translation MKVISDHIEQIKKLCGQHSVKSLFAFGSVTGNRFKADSDIDLVVDIDAPDPLEYTDHYFELKFQLEQILQREIDLLEQNAIRNPFLKQEIDRTKVLVYGG, from the coding sequence ATGAAAGTAATCAGCGACCATATCGAACAAATAAAAAAACTCTGCGGCCAACACAGCGTCAAAAGCCTTTTTGCCTTTGGCTCTGTTACGGGCAATAGGTTCAAGGCGGACAGCGACATTGATTTGGTTGTAGATATTGACGCACCGGACCCGCTTGAATATACAGACCATTATTTTGAGTTGAAATTCCAACTGGAGCAAATCCTGCAAAGGGAAATTGACCTGTTAGAACAAAATGCCATCCGCAACCCATTCCTCAAACAAGAAATAGACCGAACAAAAGTGCTTGTATATGGAGGCTGA
- a CDS encoding class I SAM-dependent methyltransferase gives MYSFLTTENWADYELVDSGNFEKLERFGPYYVARPEPQAIWDKHLPEREWQRMAQAVFTRDKNSTEKGQWQLKKGMPEQWYIDYIYNDLRLRFRLGLSSFKHVGLFPEQDSNWRFIYDTTRKLKTPQPKVLNLFAYTGAASLAAKAAGADTTHLDSVKQVNFWARDNMEASNLDNVRWVVEDAMKFARREVKRGNTYNGIILDPPSYGRGPNGEKWQLENELNEMVKLCRELLDKTDYFLLINLYSIGFSAMILDNLMRDTFGKQVQNEELGELYLHDSGNRRLPLGTFFRFSSAK, from the coding sequence ATGTATTCCTTTCTTACAACAGAAAACTGGGCCGACTATGAATTGGTAGATTCCGGGAATTTCGAGAAACTGGAGCGTTTCGGACCCTATTATGTGGCGCGCCCTGAGCCTCAGGCCATTTGGGACAAGCACCTGCCGGAGCGGGAGTGGCAGCGCATGGCGCAGGCCGTGTTTACGCGCGACAAAAACAGCACCGAAAAGGGCCAGTGGCAGCTGAAGAAAGGAATGCCCGAGCAGTGGTACATTGACTATATTTACAACGACCTGAGGCTGCGTTTCCGGCTCGGCCTGTCGTCGTTCAAGCACGTGGGGCTGTTCCCGGAGCAGGACAGCAACTGGCGGTTCATATATGACACCACCCGCAAACTGAAGACGCCGCAACCGAAGGTGCTGAACCTGTTTGCCTACACGGGTGCCGCCTCGCTGGCCGCCAAAGCCGCCGGGGCCGACACCACGCACCTCGACTCGGTGAAGCAGGTAAACTTCTGGGCCCGCGACAACATGGAGGCCAGCAACCTCGACAATGTGCGCTGGGTGGTGGAGGACGCCATGAAGTTTGCGCGCCGCGAGGTGAAGCGCGGCAACACCTACAACGGCATAATCCTGGACCCGCCCTCCTACGGCCGCGGCCCGAACGGCGAAAAGTGGCAACTGGAAAACGAGCTGAACGAGATGGTGAAGCTGTGTCGCGAACTGCTGGACAAAACCGATTACTTCCTGCTCATCAACCTCTACTCCATCGGCTTCTCCGCCATGATACTGGACAACCTGATGCGCGACACCTTCGGAAAACAGGTGCAAAATGAGGAACTGGGCGAGTTGTATCTCCACGACAGCGGCAACAGGAGGCTGCCATTGGGGACGTTTTTTCGGTTTAGTTCGGCTAAGTAA